One Betta splendens chromosome 16, fBetSpl5.4, whole genome shotgun sequence genomic window carries:
- the LOC114843311 gene encoding persulfide dioxygenase ETHE1, mitochondrial-like: MCSVINGLRPLQRSLALALRLRASTEGWSGAAAASRRVAPGSSTGVEPAAGRRSCCGLASTKGLLFRQLFESESSTYTYLLADAQTKEAVLIDPVLETIDRDLKLIEELGVNLKVAVNTHCHADHITSTGLMKKRVVGLQSAISKFSGAAADIQLSEGDHITFGKQHLTVRETPGHTDGCVTLVLGDQSMAFTGDALLIRGCGRTDFQQGSATRLYHSIHQKIFTLPDQCLVYPAHDYLGQTVSTVGEERKFNPRLTLSQQEFVNVMDNLNLPKPDKIDVSVPANLVCGVHQV, translated from the exons ATGTGCTCGGTTATAAACGGGCTGAGGCCCCTTCAGCGGAGCCTCGCTCTGGCGCTGAGACTCAGAGCGAGCACCGAGGGCTGGAGCGGCGCGGCAGCCGCCAGCAGGCGCGTCGCTCCCGGCTCGAGCACTGGCGTTGAACCGGCTGCGGGCAGAAGATCGTGCTGCGGCCTGGCGTCGACCAAAGGACTGCTCTTCAGACAG CTGTTTGAGTCAGAGAGCAGCACCTacacctacctgctggcagaCGCACAGACCAAGGAGGCCGTGCTCATCGACCCGGTTCTGGAGACCATTGACAGGGACCTGAAGCTCATAGAGGAACTGGGAGTGAATCTTAAAGTGGCAG TGAACACCCACTGCCACGCCGACCACATCACCAGCACTGGGCTGATGAAGAAAAGAGTGGTGGGGCTGCAGAGTGCCATCTCCAAgttcagtggagctgctgcagacatcCAGCTGTCAGAGGGAGACCACATCACCTTTGGGAAACAG CATCTGACAGTGAGGGAGACTCCAGGACACACTGACGGCTGTGTGACGCTGGTGTTGGGGGATCAGAGCATGGCTTTTACTGGGGACGCGCTGCTGATCAGAGGCTGCGGCAGGACGGATTTCCAGCAGG GCTCTGCTACAAGACTCTACCACTCAATTCATCAAAAGATCTTCACCCTGCCTGACCAGTGTCTTGTCTACCCAGCACACGACTACTTAG GTCAAACTGTGTCCACGGTTGGTGAGGAGCGCAAGTTTAACCCACGTTTGACCTTGAGTCAACAGGAGTTTGTGAACGTCATGGACAACCTGAATCTCCCCAAGCCAGATAAAATAG ATGTTTCAGTGCCTGCTAATCTGGTTTGTGGAGTACACCAAGTTTGA
- the LOC121201627 gene encoding persulfide dioxygenase ETHE1, mitochondrial-like: protein MCSVINGLRPLQRSLALALRLRASTEGWSCAAAASRRVAPGSRTGVEPAAGRRSCCGLASTKGLLFRQLFESESSTYTYLLADAQTKEAVLIDPVLETIDRDLKLIEELGLDLKVAVNTHCHADHITSTGLMKNRVVGLQSAISKFSGAAADIQLSEGDHIAFGKQRLTVRETPGHTDGCVTLVLGDQSMAFTGDALLIRGCGRTDFPQGCPNQLYQSIHQKIFSLPDQCLVYPAHDYLGQTVSTVGEERKFNPRLTKSLQEFMSIMNNLNLPKPDKMDIAVSANLICGVHRV from the exons ATGTGCTCGGTTATAAACGGGCTGAGGCCCCTTCAGCGGAGCCTCGCTCTGGCGCTGAGACTCAGAGCGAGCACCGAGGGCTGGAGCTGCGCGGCAGCCGCCAGCAGGCGCGTCGCTCCCGGCTCGAGAACTGGCGTTGAACCGGCTGCGGGCAGAAGATCGTGCTGCGGCCTGGCGTCGACCAAAGGACTGCTCTTCAGACAG CTGTTTGAGTCAGAGAGCAGCACCTacacctacctgctggcagaCGCACAGACCAAGGAGGCCGTGCTCATCGACCCGGTTCTGGAGACCATTGACAGGGACCTGAAGCTCATAGAGGAACTGGGACTGGATCTCAAAGTGGCAG TGAACACCCACTGCCACGCCGACCACATCACCAGCACTGGGCTGATGAAGAACAGAGTGGTGGGGCTGCAGAGTGCCATCTCCAAgttcagtggagctgctgcagacatcCAGCTGTCAGAGGGAGACCACATCGCCTTTGGGAAACAG CGTCTGACAGTGAGGGAGACTCCAGGACACACTGACGGCTGTGTGACGCTGGTGTTGGGGGATCAGAGCATGGCTTTTACTGGGGACGCGCTGCTGATCAGAGGCTGCGGCAGGACGGATTTCCCCCAAG GTTGCCCCAACCAGCTCTACCAGTCCATTCACCAGAAGATCTTCTCCCTGCCCGACCAGTGCCTCGTCTACCCAGCACACGACTACTTAg GTCAGACCGTGTCCACGGTGGGTGAGGAGCGCAAGTTCAACCCACGTTTGACCAAGAGCCTGCAGGAGTTTATGAGCATCATGAACAACCTGAACCTCCCCAAGCCGGACAAAATGG ATATCGCGGTGTCTGCAAATCTGATTTGTGGCGTCCACAGAGTTTGA